The Euphorbia lathyris chromosome 8, ddEupLath1.1, whole genome shotgun sequence genome has a window encoding:
- the LOC136204061 gene encoding WD repeat-containing protein VIP3 has product MKLAGLKSIDNAHDESVWAATWVPATPSRPALLLTGSLDETVKLWRSDELILDHTNTGHCLGVVSVAAHPSGVIAASASLDSFVRVFDVDTNASIATLEAPPSEVWQMQFNSKGTTLAVAGGGSASVKLWDTSTWRLDTTLSVPRPEGQKPSDKNSSKKFVLSVAWSPDGRRLACGSMDGTISVFDVERGKLLHHLEGHFMPVRSLVYSPTDPRVLFSASDDAHVHMYDAEGKSLVTAMSGHSSWVLSVDASPDGAAIATGSSDRTVRLWDLSMRAAVQTMSNHSDQVWSVAFRPPGSSGVRAGRLASVSDDKSISLYDYS; this is encoded by the exons ATGAAACTCGCAGGCCTCAAATCGATCGATAACGCACACGACGAATCTGTATGGGCGGCCACTTGGGTTCCTGCTACTCCCTCAAGACCGGCTCTCCTTCTCACTGGCTCGCTCGACGAGACCGTCAAGCTTTGGAGGTCCGATGAGCTTATCCTCGACCACACCAACACTGGCCACTGCCTCGGTGTTGTTTCCGTGGCGGCCCATCCTTCCGGCGTCATTGCTGCTTCCGCTTCACTTGATAGCTTCGTTCGAGTCTTCGATGTTGATACTAATGCTAGCATTGCAACTCTCGAAGCTCCTCCTTCGGAAGTTTGGCAAATGCAGTTTAATTCCAAG GGTACAACTCTTGCAGTAGCTGGCGGGGGGAGTGCATCAGTCAAGCTTTGGGACACTAGCACATGGAGATTGGATACCACTCTATCCGTTCCACGTCCAGAAGGACAGAAGCCCTCTGATAAAAATAGCAGCAAGAAATTTGTCTTATCAGTTGCATGGAGTCCTGATGGGAGACGACTTGCTTGTGGCTCAATGGACGGCACCATTTCTGTTTTTGATGTAGAACGGGGGAAACTACTGCACCATCTGGAAGGCCATTTCATGCCTGTGCGTTCTCTTGTATATTCTCCTACAGATCCTCGAGTACTCTTCTCTGCATCAGATGATGCTCATGTGCACATGTACGATGCCGAAGGGAAGAGTCTGGTTACAGCAATGTCAGGCCATTCAAGTTGGGTGTTGAGCGTTGACGCGAGCCCTGATGGAGCAGCTATTGCAACAGGGTCAAGTGATAGAACCGTGCGGCTATGGGATCTTAGCATGAGGGCTGCTGTGCAGACAATGAGCAACCACAGTGACCAAGTTTGGAGTGTAGCTTTTCGACCACCAGGCAGCAGTGGTGTCCGAGCTGGTCGTCTTGCTAGTGTGTCGGATGACAAAAGCATTTCACTGTATGATTACTCCTGA